In Aerococcaceae bacterium zg-252, the genomic window CAGTTGTACGAATAGCTACTGATTTAATTTCTGTATGAACAATCTTATTCGTTTCAACATCGGTATAAATAACTTTATATACGATACCTGTCGCACGCTCGTCAACACTCACTTCTGGGACAGTTGTTGTTTCAGAAACAATGGATTCTTCAGCGACAACTGGCTGGTTCTTATTCGAACTGTTTGTTTCAGTTTCCACTGACTCAGTTTCACTTGCTAATGTTTCTTCCGTTTTTTCTAACTCAGTTCCATTTGCTGATGTTTCTTCCGTTTTTTCTAACTCAGTTTCATTTACTAGCATTTCTTCCGTTTCCACAGCAGACACATCAGCTACAGTTTCTTCTGATGTTTCTTCATTTGAAATAGGTTCAGCCACTACTTCTGCTGCATCTTCTTCAGCGGCTACTTCGCTTGTTGGTATCTCTTCAACATACGCATTACTCTCTACAACCGTTTCGACATTAGACGGATTAAATTCTTCCGTTTCAGCAGATACAATTTGTGGTAAAATAACTGCCGAACCCACCACCCCAATGGCTGATGCTGCCACTACTGTCTGCAATTTTTTATTATACTTCTTTTGATAAGCATTCTTTCTCTTACGTTTATGTTTCATCTTATTCTCTCTTTCTTGATTCTCATTTCACGCTCTATGTAGTCAAAATGATACATAAAACTCACTACTTCTGCTACTATTTATAGCAAGGTAAATCGCTTTAAGAAATAACAGAATTCTATTTGATTGTATCAAATCTAATTTGATATTTCTACTGTAAAACGCATTTTTATAGACAAATAGCAGATTTTATATCACAATATCATAAAAAAGCCAAACCAAGAACTTTAAATTCTTGATTTGGCTTTTTTTGCTCTAGTGGCTCATCACTCACACTCTTTGATTACTCTAAAAAGTCTTTCAATTGATTTGAACGGCTTGGGTGGCGTAATTTTCTTAGTGCTTTAGCTTCAATTTGTCGAATACGTTCACGAGTCACACCGAATACTTTACCTACTTGTTCTAAGGTACGAATGTTTCCGTCATCTAAACCGAAACGTAAACGCAAAACATTTTCTTCTCGGTCAGTTAAGGTATCTAGGACATCTTCTAACTGCTCACGTAAAAGCGCTGATGAAGTAAACATTTCTGGACTCATTGCCCCCTCATCTTCGATAAAGTCACCTAAGTGAGAATCATCTTCTTCACCAATCGGTGTTTCCAAAGATACAGGTTCCTGAGCGATTTTTAAAATTTCACGAACTTTTTCAGTCGATAAATCCATTTCTGCTCCAATTTCTTCTGGAATTGGTTCACGCCCTAAATCCTGTAATAATTGACGTTGTACACGTACTAACTTATTAATCGTTTCAACCATGTGAACTGGAATACGGATTGTACGTGCTTGGTCAGCAATCGCACGTGTAATCGCTTGACGAATCCACCATGTTGCATACGTTGAAAATTTAAACCCTTTTGTATGGTCAAACTTTTCAACGGCTTTCATAAGTCCCATATTTCCCTCTTGGATTAAATCTAAAAATTGCATTCCACG contains:
- the rpoD gene encoding RNA polymerase sigma factor RpoD, with translation MTEKEQQALSLQYEQAVTQLIAEKKIVGQILFDELTDKIASPYELNADQMDKLIQKIEDSGIAVVGEDGGPTKQQMMRAEEVQVVEVVESAEERAEAARMKVSDPVRMYLKEIGRVPLLSGDEEIELAVRIQQGDEIAKQELAEANLRLVVSIAKRYVGRGMQFLDLIQEGNMGLMKAVEKFDHTKGFKFSTYATWWIRQAITRAIADQARTIRIPVHMVETINKLVRVQRQLLQDLGREPIPEEIGAEMDLSTEKVREILKIAQEPVSLETPIGEEDDSHLGDFIEDEGAMSPEMFTSSALLREQLEDVLDTLTDREENVLRLRFGLDDGNIRTLEQVGKVFGVTRERIRQIEAKALRKLRHPSRSNQLKDFLE